The following coding sequences are from one bacterium SCSIO 12741 window:
- a CDS encoding ABC transporter permease, which yields MRIIAAEIQKELLLLFRDKAGLALLFIMPVLLVVVMTYIQDATFRAISTEGVEVLWMDEDQSKLSEKIKDRLNASGHYSLVEPEGDDLVNSARNQIAEGKYQVGILIPAGFEKHFKHQVKGRVDSLLTQFGIGDSGKIKKAVPPAVSIRILFDPLTQANFKSGIENGLRGYINEVETKISFQVFQSRLSAHFPYNPSGKSKELPPLIQMEDEYVYKGGLQSLPSSTQHNIPAWTVFAIFFIVVSFSQRIVEERNSGVNSRLLSLPAPASLLYLGKSITYIAISLTQTLLILLIGFFVIPWIGLPKLEMNGSMLILFLFSITVSLASSGLALLLGEFARTRDQAASFGSVGVIILAALGGVWVPEFAMPSALQTASHISPLNWALSGYYSIIIRGKAGMDLLWNAFFLILFFGCTFGLSIWRKKQSIG from the coding sequence ATGAGAATTATCGCGGCTGAAATACAAAAAGAACTGCTGCTCCTCTTTCGGGACAAAGCCGGGCTGGCTCTGCTTTTCATCATGCCGGTTCTGCTGGTTGTGGTAATGACCTACATTCAGGATGCTACCTTTAGAGCCATTTCTACCGAAGGTGTGGAAGTACTTTGGATGGATGAGGACCAATCCAAATTGAGCGAAAAAATTAAAGATCGTCTGAATGCATCGGGCCACTATAGCCTGGTGGAACCCGAAGGAGATGATTTAGTCAACTCTGCTCGCAATCAAATTGCGGAAGGAAAGTACCAGGTTGGCATTTTGATTCCAGCTGGATTTGAAAAACACTTTAAGCACCAGGTAAAAGGACGCGTAGATAGCTTGCTGACCCAATTTGGCATTGGAGATAGCGGCAAGATCAAGAAAGCAGTTCCTCCGGCCGTAAGCATCCGCATTCTCTTTGACCCCTTAACTCAAGCCAACTTTAAATCAGGTATTGAGAATGGCTTAAGAGGTTATATCAATGAAGTGGAGACCAAGATTAGTTTTCAGGTTTTCCAATCACGTTTATCTGCTCACTTCCCCTATAACCCATCAGGAAAGAGCAAGGAACTTCCCCCATTGATTCAAATGGAGGATGAGTATGTCTACAAAGGAGGGCTCCAGTCGCTACCCAGCTCTACCCAACACAATATTCCCGCCTGGACTGTTTTTGCCATATTCTTTATCGTGGTATCCTTCTCGCAGCGCATTGTGGAAGAACGTAACAGCGGCGTCAATAGTCGATTGTTGTCCTTACCTGCTCCTGCATCCTTGCTGTATTTGGGTAAGTCCATCACCTACATAGCTATCAGCTTAACACAAACCCTCCTCATTTTACTGATTGGCTTCTTCGTCATTCCCTGGATTGGTCTCCCTAAGCTGGAGATGAATGGCTCGATGTTGATTTTGTTTTTGTTTAGCATCACCGTATCACTGGCCTCTTCGGGGTTGGCCCTGTTGCTGGGCGAGTTTGCCCGAACCCGGGATCAAGCTGCCTCTTTTGGTTCCGTTGGCGTGATCATCTTAGCTGCTTTAGGTGGCGTTTGGGTTCCTGAATTCGCCATGCCATCTGCCTTGCAAACAGCCAGTCACATATCACCTTTAAACTGGGCCCTTAGCGGCTACTACTCCATCATCATTCGGGGTAAAGCAGGAATGGACCTACTCTGGAACGCCTTCTTTTTAATCCTGTTTTTTGGATGTACATTTGGCCTCTCAATCTGGAGAAAAAAGCAATCGATTGGATAA
- a CDS encoding acyl-CoA thioesterase: protein MDKRLTTEKEVTVRFNEVDSLGIVWHGHFVKYLEDGREDFGAKHGLTYLDFKDNEHAIPLVKVDIDYKRVVAYGDQLRVVTTFVDSPAAKLIFEYKLYRLSDNELVATGKTIQVFTTFAHELCYVPPEFFLAWKRKVGLL, encoded by the coding sequence TTGGATAAAAGATTAACCACAGAAAAGGAAGTTACCGTTCGTTTTAATGAAGTGGATTCGCTTGGCATTGTCTGGCACGGACATTTTGTAAAATACCTGGAAGATGGCCGCGAAGATTTCGGCGCCAAACACGGCCTCACCTACTTAGACTTTAAGGATAACGAGCACGCCATCCCTCTGGTCAAAGTGGATATCGATTATAAACGAGTGGTTGCCTACGGAGATCAACTGAGAGTGGTGACCACCTTCGTAGATTCTCCCGCTGCCAAATTGATTTTCGAGTACAAACTTTATCGCCTTTCGGACAACGAGCTCGTGGCTACCGGAAAAACCATTCAGGTGTTTACCACCTTCGCACACGAATTGTGTTACGTTCCTCCTGAATTTTTTCTCGCTTGGAAAAGGAAGGTAGGCCTGCTCTAA
- a CDS encoding RNA polymerase sigma factor: MTAEVLANEFESFRGALKAYILRMTASVEDTEDIVQDAYLKAHDKIDGFKGDSSIKTWVFAIASNLARDLLRSKKRWPENVTDICKEAALSNPQFFGEAMQIRQTSPQGNFEIKEHISFCFTCVSKSLPLEQHLILLLKEVHGFKIKEISAITELNEAMVKYHLHVGRSKMIEIFDHRCSLINKEGVCHQCTELNGIFNPKQDQAEAKNKLDLVKQAAKKDKEHLFDLRMQIVQELDPFESGAAELQLHHLEHNRGVMEG, translated from the coding sequence ATGACTGCAGAAGTTCTCGCCAACGAATTCGAATCCTTTCGAGGAGCCCTCAAAGCTTACATTTTAAGAATGACCGCCAGTGTGGAGGACACGGAGGACATTGTTCAAGACGCCTACCTCAAGGCCCATGATAAAATCGATGGTTTTAAAGGGGATTCCAGTATCAAAACCTGGGTATTTGCCATTGCATCGAACCTGGCCCGGGATTTACTCAGGTCCAAGAAAAGATGGCCGGAAAACGTTACTGATATCTGCAAGGAAGCCGCTCTGAGCAACCCCCAATTCTTTGGTGAGGCGATGCAAATCCGGCAGACATCGCCCCAAGGGAATTTTGAGATTAAAGAGCATATCTCCTTTTGCTTTACCTGCGTCTCCAAATCGCTTCCGCTCGAACAGCATCTCATTCTGTTGCTCAAGGAAGTTCATGGATTCAAAATCAAAGAAATCAGTGCGATTACCGAGCTTAACGAAGCTATGGTCAAATACCATCTCCATGTGGGGCGAAGCAAGATGATTGAGATTTTCGATCACCGCTGCTCCTTGATCAATAAAGAAGGTGTTTGTCATCAGTGCACTGAGCTCAACGGAATTTTCAATCCCAAACAAGATCAGGCCGAAGCCAAAAACAAACTGGACCTGGTTAAGCAAGCCGCCAAAAAAGACAAAGAGCACCTTTTTGATCTGCGCATGCAAATTGTACAAGAGCTGGATCCGTTTGAATCGGGTGCAGCCGAACTGCAATTGCATCATTTGGAGCATAATCGCGGAGTAATGGAAGGATAA
- a CDS encoding SRPBCC domain-containing protein, which yields MTTLATSAAQNGKAVTTKKAFSQETSVSIRIHADASTIWALLTNASDFPRWNSTITSLEGSIEVGQKIHLKSVLDDKRTFKIKIRLMEAPHRMVWGDSQGERVFTLTPNEDGSVTFSMREKIGGLMFPMYKGYLPPFEENFEQYARDLKNEAETIANLKN from the coding sequence ATGACTACATTGGCAACTTCTGCGGCGCAAAATGGAAAGGCCGTAACGACTAAAAAGGCTTTTAGCCAAGAAACTTCCGTGAGCATTCGAATCCATGCAGACGCCTCCACGATTTGGGCACTTCTAACAAACGCCTCGGACTTTCCGCGCTGGAATTCTACCATTACTTCCCTGGAAGGAAGCATTGAGGTGGGCCAGAAAATTCACCTAAAATCAGTACTGGATGACAAGCGGACTTTTAAAATTAAAATTCGATTGATGGAAGCTCCTCATCGTATGGTTTGGGGAGACAGCCAGGGAGAACGCGTATTTACCCTGACCCCGAACGAAGATGGAAGTGTTACCTTTAGCATGCGTGAAAAAATTGGCGGACTGATGTTTCCTATGTACAAAGGATATCTTCCCCCATTTGAAGAGAACTTCGAACAATACGCACGGGACCTGAAAAACGAAGCAGAAACAATAGCTAATCTCAAAAACTGA
- a CDS encoding sigma-70 family RNA polymerase sigma factor, with the protein MNEGSNIHQTLNHLFRQESGRMVAVLVNVFGTEHLQMVEDVVQDALVSALETWKIKGVPDNPRAWLYRTAKNKAIDIVRRNKFSETFDFSAPEHQLLTSEYTLSRTMDQFWEETEIQDDFLGMMFACCHPELSKENQITFILKSLCGFSTREVAKAFLTGEDTISKRLYRTKEYFRKNKVKLQIPGPDEIANRTDAVLSAIYLVFNEGYSATHNDQLIREDVISQAMLLCKSLLDNPKTQLPQAYALMALMCFHAARIEGRLTREGELILLNQQDRSTWNAELIYKGNDLLNQAAFGDTVSPYHLEAAIAYEHSTAKSYQETNWEAILRYYDHWLSLAFDPVVYLNRCLVLLELKGPQAAWDAMNQIQDHQKMQNYYLYHAALGEILDRLGRKAEAVQFLEAAAKLTQSAPEKRFLRDKIAAICN; encoded by the coding sequence TTGAACGAAGGAAGTAACATACACCAAACGCTAAACCATCTTTTCCGGCAAGAATCGGGAAGGATGGTGGCCGTTTTGGTTAATGTATTTGGCACCGAACACCTGCAAATGGTGGAAGATGTGGTTCAGGATGCCTTGGTAAGCGCCTTGGAAACCTGGAAAATTAAAGGAGTTCCGGATAATCCCAGAGCCTGGCTTTATCGAACCGCAAAAAACAAAGCCATCGATATTGTAAGGCGAAACAAATTCAGCGAAACGTTTGATTTTTCGGCGCCGGAACATCAACTGCTTACTTCCGAATACACCCTCTCTCGTACGATGGATCAATTTTGGGAAGAGACCGAAATTCAGGATGATTTCCTGGGAATGATGTTCGCCTGTTGTCATCCTGAGCTCAGCAAAGAGAACCAAATTACCTTCATCCTGAAATCCCTCTGCGGGTTCAGTACCCGCGAAGTAGCCAAGGCCTTTTTAACCGGTGAAGACACCATTTCCAAAAGGCTTTACCGAACCAAGGAGTACTTCAGAAAAAACAAGGTTAAGCTTCAAATTCCCGGACCCGATGAAATTGCCAATCGAACGGATGCTGTATTGAGTGCTATCTACCTGGTTTTTAACGAAGGTTATAGCGCTACCCATAATGACCAGCTCATAAGGGAAGATGTTATTTCGCAGGCCATGTTGCTTTGCAAATCTTTGCTGGACAATCCCAAAACTCAGCTTCCACAGGCTTATGCCCTTATGGCCCTCATGTGTTTTCATGCCGCCCGAATTGAAGGTCGCTTGACTCGGGAAGGAGAATTGATTCTGCTCAATCAACAGGACCGAAGCACCTGGAATGCGGAATTAATCTACAAGGGCAACGACCTGCTCAACCAGGCGGCTTTTGGAGATACGGTAAGCCCTTATCACCTTGAAGCAGCCATCGCTTATGAGCACTCCACAGCCAAGTCTTATCAAGAAACGAATTGGGAAGCCATCCTTCGATATTATGACCATTGGCTCTCCTTGGCCTTCGATCCTGTCGTTTATCTCAACCGCTGTTTGGTCCTTTTGGAATTAAAGGGTCCTCAGGCAGCCTGGGACGCCATGAACCAGATCCAGGATCACCAAAAAATGCAGAACTATTACCTCTATCATGCCGCACTCGGTGAAATACTGGACCGCTTGGGGCGAAAAGCAGAAGCCGTTCAGTTTTTAGAAGCTGCTGCGAAACTGACCCAATCAGCCCCGGAAAAGCGATTCTTAAGAGATAAAATCGCTGCCATCTGTAATTAG
- a CDS encoding DUF4197 domain-containing protein, which translates to MRILLTLSLAFLFAYPSYSQIDLGKLRKEAEETLSTTTGGKGTGLSNDEVIAGLKEALNVGIENAVKSASVVDGFNKNLEIRIPFPPEAEEMKKYLLKMGMQSQVDEFEETLNRAAEEASKDATEIFIAAIKQMSIEDGFTILNGNDDAASQYLKKTTYDQLYDKFKPIVVAATQKVQVTKYWNPLASTYNKVPFVKKVNPDLEDYVTKKAIDGLFVLVAQEEQKIRKDPAARVTDILKKVFK; encoded by the coding sequence ATGCGCATCCTACTCACACTTAGCCTCGCTTTTCTATTTGCCTATCCATCCTACAGCCAGATTGACCTCGGCAAACTCCGTAAAGAAGCAGAAGAAACCTTAAGTACAACTACCGGCGGGAAAGGCACCGGCCTGTCTAACGACGAAGTGATCGCTGGACTGAAGGAAGCCCTGAATGTGGGTATTGAAAACGCAGTAAAGTCTGCTTCCGTAGTGGATGGCTTCAACAAGAATCTTGAAATCCGAATTCCGTTTCCTCCGGAAGCTGAAGAAATGAAAAAGTACCTGCTCAAAATGGGTATGCAGAGCCAGGTAGATGAATTTGAAGAAACCCTGAACCGTGCGGCTGAAGAAGCTTCTAAAGATGCCACTGAAATCTTTATAGCGGCTATCAAACAAATGTCCATCGAAGACGGATTTACTATTCTCAATGGCAACGACGACGCAGCCAGTCAATATTTAAAAAAGACCACCTACGATCAACTCTACGACAAGTTTAAACCCATCGTGGTGGCAGCTACCCAAAAGGTCCAGGTTACCAAATATTGGAATCCCCTGGCGAGCACTTACAACAAAGTGCCCTTCGTTAAAAAAGTGAATCCTGATCTGGAAGACTACGTAACGAAAAAAGCCATAGACGGACTCTTTGTGCTGGTTGCTCAGGAAGAACAAAAAATCCGTAAAGACCCTGCCGCTCGGGTAACCGACATTCTGAAGAAAGTCTTTAAATAG